DNA sequence from the Hyalangium ruber genome:
GCCCGGAACACCTCGGCCATGCCTCCCTTGCCGAGCGGCGACAGGAGCTCGTAGTTACCGAAGACCCGAGTCGTACGCGGCGTCAGAGGCGTGCTCACGGCTTCTGGGTTCCAGGGCCTACCGTTCCACGGGTTTGAGCGGCCGCCTTATCACGCGACTTCTTCAGCAGCTCCTGGAACTCCGGCAGCTCGCCCAGGAGCTTCTTCGGGATCGGGTCCACCTCGACGACATCGTGGAGCGGATAGTTGGCCTTCACGGCCTGACGCATGAACTCCATCGCCCGCTTCTTGTCGCCGTTCTGCGCGTGGGCGCACCCGAGCACGTAGAACAGCCCCGCGTGCCGGGTGGAAGAGACCTTCGCGTTGGCCACGCGCGAGCGCTCCAGATCCTGGATGGCCTCCTTCACCTGGCCCAGCATGAGCCGGCTCGAGCCCCGCCCCATGTACGCCGGCCAGTTCTTGTCCCCGGGATCGTGCGCCAGGCTGATCTCGAACTGCTGCGCCGCCTGGACGTAGTTCTTCTCCTTATAGAGCTTCTCGCCCAGCTCGCTGGCCTGCTTCG
Encoded proteins:
- a CDS encoding tetratricopeptide repeat protein, translated to MLSGSHRVEASGSLELVSEGDRLTGTAGEGWDCRLDAPRRVLEGDFQGPVLVGRLTVCQTGPQCPEVQTYPLLAFYNEEDRALVAHVRLREGCESPVVKEGRFILQPAGKAAPEEMVAAPPAPSAGSTPVAVTSPSAGGSSASALANKRGGRNAEAAKQASELGEKLYKEKNYVQAAQQFEISLAHDPGDKNWPAYMGRGSSRLMLGQVKEAIQDLERSRVANAKVSSTRHAGLFYVLGCAHAQNGDKKRAMEFMRQAVKANYPLHDVVEVDPIPKKLLGELPEFQELLKKSRDKAAAQTRGTVGPGTQKP